A genomic segment from Amia ocellicauda isolate fAmiCal2 chromosome 13, fAmiCal2.hap1, whole genome shotgun sequence encodes:
- the LOC136766441 gene encoding uncharacterized protein LOC136766441 isoform X3: MGKSLQNEIQKHYGPFSEEALEQSYDKVKGSGRAAVTSPQQRLIDDLLARRSIQQYDREERISQAHRQLKEERERLNRELRALRLQREHKEVIVLPHHHNDASALQARIQLRAERLPAMEAEVRNLRELLQKECLSESIIPVQPNSSKTVHQSVSEGVAELMDNELHVSPAIDPRSAQSRRQLSDRLMKEFQAEQVSKLIMEQLVLETTLEFSKETAQTFYNIHKMCEALSFDAVFNSIKKAVPGEQALGKGNSDDLTPMILTQQRDRAPQ; this comes from the exons ATGGGAAAATCCCTTCAAAATGAGATTCAAAAACATTATGGTCCTTTTAGTGAAGAAGCACTGGAGCAAAGTTATGACAAGGTGAAAG GGTCCGGCAGGGCGGCAGTCACAAGCCCACAGCAACGACTGATTGATGACCTCCTCGCCAGACGCAGCATTCAGCAGTATGACCGAGAAGAGCGCATCTCCCAAGCACACAG ACAGCTGAAGGAGGAACGAGAGCGCTTGAACAGGGAGTTACGAGCACTGCGCCTTCAGAGGGAACACAAAG AAGTTATCGTGCTCCCACATCACCACAACGATGCCAGCGCTCTTCAAGCCCGAATACAGTTGAGAGCAGAGAGGCTGCCCGCTATGGAGGCTGAAGTGAGGAATCTGAG GGAGTTGCTTCAAAAGGAGTGTTTATCAGAGAGCATCATTCCAGTCCAACCAAACAGCAGTAAAaca GTTCACCAGTCTGTCAGCGAGGGGGTGGCAGAGTTGATGGATAATGAACTGCATGTTTCACCTGCGATTGATCCCCGTTCAGCCCA ATCTCGGAGGCAGCTGTCTGACAGGCTTATGAAGGAATTCCAAGCAGAGCAGGTCAGCAAGCTCATCATGGAGCAGCTTGTCTTGGAG ACTACTCTGGAGTTTTCAAAGGAAACAGCCCAGACATTTTATAACATCCATAAAATGTGTGAAGCCTTATCATTTGATGCTGTCTTTAATTCCATTAAG aAAGCTGTGCCAGGTGAACAAGCTCTTGGGAAGGGCAACTCTGATGACCTCACTCCAATGATCCTGACGCAGCAGAGGGACAGGGCACCACAGTGA
- the LOC136766441 gene encoding uncharacterized protein LOC136766441 isoform X2, whose translation MDYNTHRGKYNRSFDKEQIVQESRKPIESYLMGKSLQNEIQKHYGPFSEEALEQSYDKVKGSGRAAVTSPQQRLIDDLLARRSIQQYDREERISQAHRQLKEERERLNRELRALRLQREHKEVIVLPHHHNDASALQARIQLRAERLPAMEAEVRNLRELLQKECLSESIIPVQPNSSKTVHQSVSEGVAELMDNELHVSPAIDPRSAQYPLVLCPFSLPPTVLLWSFQRKQPRHFITSIKCVKPYHLMLSLIPLRKLCQVNKLLGRATLMTSLQ comes from the exons ATGGACTATAATACACACCGAGG GAAGTACAACAGGTCTTTTGACAAAGAACAAATTGTACAGGAAAGCAGAAAACCCATTGAAAGTTATTTGATGGGAAAATCCCTTCAAAATGAGATTCAAAAACATTATGGTCCTTTTAGTGAAGAAGCACTGGAGCAAAGTTATGACAAGGTGAAAG GGTCCGGCAGGGCGGCAGTCACAAGCCCACAGCAACGACTGATTGATGACCTCCTCGCCAGACGCAGCATTCAGCAGTATGACCGAGAAGAGCGCATCTCCCAAGCACACAG ACAGCTGAAGGAGGAACGAGAGCGCTTGAACAGGGAGTTACGAGCACTGCGCCTTCAGAGGGAACACAAAG AAGTTATCGTGCTCCCACATCACCACAACGATGCCAGCGCTCTTCAAGCCCGAATACAGTTGAGAGCAGAGAGGCTGCCCGCTATGGAGGCTGAAGTGAGGAATCTGAG GGAGTTGCTTCAAAAGGAGTGTTTATCAGAGAGCATCATTCCAGTCCAACCAAACAGCAGTAAAaca GTTCACCAGTCTGTCAGCGAGGGGGTGGCAGAGTTGATGGATAATGAACTGCATGTTTCACCTGCGATTGATCCCCGTTCAGCCCAGTATCCTTTAGTCTTGTGTCCATTCAGCCTTCCTCCAACTGT ACTACTCTGGAGTTTTCAAAGGAAACAGCCCAGACATTTTATAACATCCATAAAATGTGTGAAGCCTTATCATTTGATGCTGTCTTTAATTCCATTAAG aAAGCTGTGCCAGGTGAACAAGCTCTTGGGAAGGGCAACTCTGATGACCTCACTCCAATGA
- the LOC136766441 gene encoding uncharacterized protein LOC136766441 isoform X1, translating to MDYNTHRGKYNRSFDKEQIVQESRKPIESYLMGKSLQNEIQKHYGPFSEEALEQSYDKVKGSGRAAVTSPQQRLIDDLLARRSIQQYDREERISQAHRQLKEERERLNRELRALRLQREHKEVIVLPHHHNDASALQARIQLRAERLPAMEAEVRNLRELLQKECLSESIIPVQPNSSKTVHQSVSEGVAELMDNELHVSPAIDPRSAQSRRQLSDRLMKEFQAEQVSKLIMEQLVLETTLEFSKETAQTFYNIHKMCEALSFDAVFNSIKKAVPGEQALGKGNSDDLTPMILTQQRDRAPQ from the exons ATGGACTATAATACACACCGAGG GAAGTACAACAGGTCTTTTGACAAAGAACAAATTGTACAGGAAAGCAGAAAACCCATTGAAAGTTATTTGATGGGAAAATCCCTTCAAAATGAGATTCAAAAACATTATGGTCCTTTTAGTGAAGAAGCACTGGAGCAAAGTTATGACAAGGTGAAAG GGTCCGGCAGGGCGGCAGTCACAAGCCCACAGCAACGACTGATTGATGACCTCCTCGCCAGACGCAGCATTCAGCAGTATGACCGAGAAGAGCGCATCTCCCAAGCACACAG ACAGCTGAAGGAGGAACGAGAGCGCTTGAACAGGGAGTTACGAGCACTGCGCCTTCAGAGGGAACACAAAG AAGTTATCGTGCTCCCACATCACCACAACGATGCCAGCGCTCTTCAAGCCCGAATACAGTTGAGAGCAGAGAGGCTGCCCGCTATGGAGGCTGAAGTGAGGAATCTGAG GGAGTTGCTTCAAAAGGAGTGTTTATCAGAGAGCATCATTCCAGTCCAACCAAACAGCAGTAAAaca GTTCACCAGTCTGTCAGCGAGGGGGTGGCAGAGTTGATGGATAATGAACTGCATGTTTCACCTGCGATTGATCCCCGTTCAGCCCA ATCTCGGAGGCAGCTGTCTGACAGGCTTATGAAGGAATTCCAAGCAGAGCAGGTCAGCAAGCTCATCATGGAGCAGCTTGTCTTGGAG ACTACTCTGGAGTTTTCAAAGGAAACAGCCCAGACATTTTATAACATCCATAAAATGTGTGAAGCCTTATCATTTGATGCTGTCTTTAATTCCATTAAG aAAGCTGTGCCAGGTGAACAAGCTCTTGGGAAGGGCAACTCTGATGACCTCACTCCAATGATCCTGACGCAGCAGAGGGACAGGGCACCACAGTGA